One part of the Vitis riparia cultivar Riparia Gloire de Montpellier isolate 1030 chromosome 8, EGFV_Vit.rip_1.0, whole genome shotgun sequence genome encodes these proteins:
- the LOC117920156 gene encoding probable LRR receptor-like serine/threonine-protein kinase At3g47570 — protein sequence MKNRVTGLTLRNLTLAGTITSYIANLSFLRRLDLQENSFHGTIPIDFGRLFRLVTLILASNNIHGNIPSSLGLCSRLQVIDLSDNQLQGTIPSELGNLLELQDLSFAKNNLSGNIPSSLGNCSSLNNLILLSNNLQGTIPTELGHLSLLLQLNLGNNNLSGEIPPSLFNISSLLILGLAKNQISGHLPSNLFTTLPNLNTLFVGGNLLQGHIPGSLSNASSLEKLDLSTNLFTGKVPLLWNLPNIQILNLEINMFVSEGEHGLDFITSLSNSTSLRVFSVATNKLTGHLPSSIGNLSSQLALLVMGQNHFEGNIPEGVGNLRSLIQLSMEENVLTGHIPSTIGNLQNLQSLILDSNYLSGSIPESLGNLTQLYELGLSGNNITGRIPSSLSSCQRLQLLDLSINGLRDNIPKEIFSFPNLATVLNPSWNSLSGSLPSEIGNLKMVQGIDISNNRLSGAIPTTVGVCSNLLYLDLSSNSFQGLIPDSLEEIRGIEYIDLSSNNLSGLIPSLGTLKYLQLLNLSANKLQGEVPKGGIFSNTSAVFLSGNPGLCGGLPVLELPNCPATGSRSSSSRTRKMLIVGLTAGAAAMCILIVLFMFLIMKRKKKHDPTVTDVISFEGPPRLYSYYVLKSATNNFSSENLIGEGSFGCVYRGAMRDGTLAAVKVFNMDQHGASRSFLAECEALRYVRHRNLVKILSACSSPTFKALVLQFMPNGSLEKWLHHGREDGRQRLNLKQRMDIVVEVASAMEYLHHNCETPVVHCDLKPSNVLLDQDMTAHVGDFGLARILHGAASDHQISSTLGLKGSIGYIAPEYGLGGGVSTKGDVYCFGILVLEMFTGKKPTQEMFSGEFSLRRWVEAAVPDQVMGIMDNELEGDCKILGVEYLNSVIQIGLSCASENPVDRPDMKDVCAMMEKTRAVLFTAPTEICNSQC from the exons ATGAAGAACAGAGTTACTGGTCTTACTCTTAGAAACCTTACCCTTGCAGGAACAATTACTTCTTATATCGCAAATCTCTCCTTCCTACGTCGTCTTGACTTGCAAGAGAATAGTTTTCATGGTACCATTCCCATAGACTTTGGCAGGCTTTTTCGCCTAGTTACTCTAATTTTAGCTTCCAACAATATTCATGGAAATATTCCTTCTTCACTTGGGCTTTGCTCTAGGCTTCAGGTCATTGATCTTTCAGATAACCAGCTCCAAGGAACAATTCCATCAGAATTAGGTAATCTACTAGAGCTTCAAGATTTGAGTTTTGCAAAGAATAATCTTTCAGGGAACATCCCTTCCTCTCTTGGCAACTGTTCTTCTCTTAACAACCTCATCTTATTGTCAAATAACCTCCAGGGGACAATTCCCACTGAATTGGGCCATCTCAGTCTTCTTCTACAGCTGAACTTAGGGAACAACAATCTTTCAGGTGAGATTCCGCCATCACTCTTCAACATTTCTTCTTTGCTCATTTTGGGCCTAGCAAAGAATCAGATTTCAGGCCATCTTCCTTCGAATTTATTTACAACATTGCCTAATCTAAACACCTTGTTTGTGGGAGGGAATCTGCTTCAAGGACACATCCCTGGATCTCTATCCAATGCTTCAAGCCTTGAAAAGCTTGATCTCTCAACAAACCTATTCACAGGAAAGGTTCCATTGTTATGGAATCTTCCAAACATCCAGATTTTGAATCTTGAAATCAATATGTTTGTCAGTGAAGGGGAACACGGGTTGGATTTTATTACTTCTCTGTCGAATTCTACTTCTCTGAGAGTATTCTCAGTTGCAACCAATAAACTGACTGGTCACCTTCCTTCCTCAATTGGCAACCTCTCAAGCCAGCTCGCTTTGTTAGTTATGGGACAAAACCATTTTGAGGGAAACATACCTGAAGGAGTTGGGAACCTGAGGAGTCTTATTCAGTTATCCATGGAAGAAAATGTCTTAACCGGACACATTCCTTCTACAATTGGAAACCTTCAAAACCTACAAAGCTTGATTTTAGACTCCAACTATTTGTCAGGTTCAATACCTGAATCATTGGGAAACCTGACTCAATTGTATGAGCTGGGTTTGAGTGGGAACAATATTACAGGGAGAATTCCTTCAAGCCTTTCAAGTTGTCAACGTCTCCAACTTTTGGATCTGTCAATCAATGGCCTCAGAGACAACATACCCAAAGAAATCTTTAGCTTCCCGAATCTAGCAACAGTTCTAAATCCTTCATGGAACTCTCTAAGTGGATCTTTGCCTTCTGAAATTGGCAACTTAAAGATGGTACAGGGTATAGACATCTCCAACAACAGGCTTTCAGGAGCAATTCCAACAACAGTTGGGGTCTGTTCAAATCTGTTATACCTGGATCTGTCCAGCAATTCCTTTCAAGGACTAATTCCTGATTCTTTAGAGGAGATAAGAGGTATAGAATATATTGATCTTTCATCTAATAATTTGTCTGGCTTGATTCCTTCACTTGGTACCCTTAAGTACCTCCAACTATTGAATCTCTCTGCTAATAAGCTTCAAGGGGAGGTACCCAAAGGAGGCATCTTTAGCAACACATCTGCGGTTTTCCTTTCTGGAAATCCAGGGCTCTGCGGTGGCCTTCCGGTGTTGGAACTACCCAATTGCCCTGCCACTGGGAGCCGCTCTAGTAGCTCCAGGACCAGGAAGATGCTGATTGTAGGGCTAACTGCAGGCGCAGCAGCTATGTGCATTCTGATTGTCCtctttatgtttttaatcatgaagaggaagaagaaacatGACCCAACGGTCACAGATGTAATTTCTTTTGAGGGTCCTCCCAGATTGTACTCCTACTATGTCCTGAAATCTGCAACAAATAATTTCAGTAGTGAGAACTTGATTGGGGAAGGGAGTTTTGGCTGTGTCTACAGGGGAGCTATGAGAGATGGGACTTTGGCTGCTGTGAAAGTCTTTAACATGGACCAACATGGAGCTTCCAGAAGCTTTCTAGCCGAGTGTGAAGCCCTTAGATATGTTCGGCATCGGAACCTAGTGAAGATCCTGAGTGCTTGCTCATCTCCAACATTCAAGGCTCTGGTGTTGCAATTCATGCCGAACGGAAGCTTGGAGAAGTGGCTTCACCATGGGAGGGAAGATGGAAGACAAAGGCTTAATCTAAAGCAGAGAATGGACATTGTCGTCGAGGTCGCATCTGCAATGGAGTATCTCCATCACAACTGCGAAACCCCAGTGGTGCACTGTGATCTCAAGCCAAGTAATGTCCTCCTGGATCAGGACATGACTGCTCATGTGGGGGACTTCGGACTCGCAAGGATACTTCATGGAGCTGCATCCGATCATCAAATCAGTAGCACTCTCGGCTTAAAAGGATCAATAGGCTATATTGCACCAG AGTACGGTTTGGGGGGCGGTGTGTCCACAAAGGGCGATGTGTATTGTTTTGGAATACTTGTGCTGGAGATGTTTACAGGAAAGAAACCAACCCAGGAGATGTTCAGCGGAGAATTTAGTCTTCGAAGGTGGGTGGAAGCAGCCGTGCCGGATCAAGTGATGGGGATTATGGACAATGAATTGGAGGGAGATTGTAAAATTTTGGGCGTGGAATATTTGAACTCAGTCATACAGATTGGTCTATCGTGTGCCTCTGAGAATCCAGTAGATAGACCAGACATGAAAGACGTTTGTGCAATGATGGAGAAAACTAGGGCTGTCCTCTTCACCGCTCCCACCGAAATCTGCAATTCGCAATGTTAA